One part of the Armatimonadota bacterium genome encodes these proteins:
- a CDS encoding FAD-dependent oxidoreductase: protein MKQKQCDILVAGGSMGGVAAALCAAKLGKRVILTEETDWLGGQLTSQAVCCPDENRYIEHFGCTETYRALRDGIRNYYRKHYPLRTEVAANPFFSPGNGWVSRLCQEPRVGLAVIDELLAPYTSSGRIEILYRHKPVRAETDGDFISGVEFESLASGDTVYITAPYVIDATELGDVLPLSGTEYVSGAESRTDTGEPHAVDGPAQPDNVQSFTYCFLADYLEGEDWTIAKPEGYEAFRDAAPFAWTQEDPHTLKPRPFGMFDRGLPWSEEIPLWTYRRVVDAAQFAEGAFAGDVSLINWPMNDYIGGNIIDKPDDVVAKHLDAAKRQSLSLLYWLQTEAPRQEGGAGYPGVRLRADAVGTEDGLAKYPYIREARRIVPLFRVLEQHISPEGNDSPLAEPFEDSVGIGLYRIDLHPSAGGYNYIDIGCRPYQIPLGALIPVRVRNLMAACKNIGTTHITNGAYRLHPVEWNCGESAGALAVFCMDHQTEPHAVYEDKALLKEFQQGLEGLGVPLEWPIMQPA from the coding sequence ATGAAGCAGAAGCAGTGTGATATCCTCGTCGCCGGCGGTAGCATGGGCGGCGTTGCCGCGGCCCTTTGCGCGGCGAAGCTCGGGAAACGGGTTATCCTCACGGAGGAAACCGACTGGCTTGGCGGGCAACTGACGTCGCAGGCCGTGTGCTGCCCGGACGAGAACCGCTATATAGAGCACTTCGGGTGCACGGAGACGTACCGCGCCCTGAGAGACGGTATCCGGAACTACTACCGGAAGCACTATCCGCTCCGCACGGAAGTCGCCGCCAATCCATTCTTCAGCCCCGGCAACGGCTGGGTGAGCCGCCTGTGTCAGGAACCGCGCGTCGGCCTGGCCGTCATCGACGAGCTTCTGGCGCCATACACCTCTTCGGGGCGCATCGAGATCCTCTACCGCCACAAACCCGTCCGCGCCGAAACGGATGGCGATTTCATAAGCGGCGTCGAATTTGAGTCCCTCGCGAGTGGGGATACGGTGTACATCACCGCTCCGTACGTGATTGACGCCACCGAACTGGGCGATGTGCTGCCACTTTCCGGGACGGAATATGTGAGCGGCGCGGAATCCCGCACGGACACCGGCGAACCGCACGCGGTTGACGGCCCCGCGCAGCCTGACAACGTACAGTCGTTCACTTACTGCTTCCTGGCCGACTATCTCGAAGGCGAGGACTGGACCATCGCCAAGCCGGAAGGGTACGAGGCCTTCCGCGACGCCGCGCCGTTCGCATGGACCCAGGAGGACCCGCATACCCTCAAGCCCCGCCCGTTCGGGATGTTCGATCGCGGCCTGCCGTGGTCCGAGGAGATTCCTCTGTGGACATACCGGCGGGTGGTGGACGCCGCGCAGTTCGCCGAAGGGGCGTTTGCAGGCGACGTCTCGCTGATCAACTGGCCCATGAACGACTATATCGGCGGCAATATCATCGACAAGCCGGACGACGTGGTTGCGAAACATCTGGATGCGGCGAAGCGCCAGTCCCTCAGCCTCCTGTACTGGCTTCAGACCGAGGCCCCTCGGCAGGAAGGCGGCGCCGGGTATCCGGGAGTCCGCCTGCGCGCGGATGCCGTCGGCACCGAGGACGGCCTGGCAAAATACCCCTACATCCGCGAGGCGCGCCGCATCGTTCCTCTCTTCCGAGTGCTTGAGCAGCACATCTCGCCGGAAGGAAACGATTCACCGCTTGCCGAGCCGTTTGAGGACAGCGTGGGGATCGGGCTGTACCGTATCGACCTGCACCCCTCGGCGGGCGGCTACAACTACATCGATATCGGGTGCCGCCCGTACCAGATCCCACTCGGCGCGTTGATCCCTGTGCGGGTACGCAACCTGATGGCCGCCTGCAAGAACATCGGCACCACCCATATCACCAACGGCGCCTACCGGCTGCACCCGGTGGAATGGAATTGCGGCGAATCCGCCGGCGCCCTCGCAGTTTTCTGCATGGACCACCAAACGGAACCGCACGCCGTGTACGAAGACAAAGCGCTCCTCAAGGAATTCCAGCAGGGGCTGGAAGGCCTCGGCGTACCTTTGGAATGGCCGATCATGCAGCCGGCGTGA
- a CDS encoding peptidylprolyl isomerase, whose protein sequence is MANRSAVIKTEKGDITVVLYEDITPVTAGNFIDLASKGFYDGLKFHRVEPNFVIQGGCPQGTGMGGSGKNIPLEIHPNARHDAAGTLAMARSQSPNSASSQFYITLAATPFLDDNYAVFGKVTDGLDVVKQIRVGDKMTSVKILDAE, encoded by the coding sequence GTGGCAAATCGCAGCGCGGTTATCAAGACGGAGAAGGGCGACATTACCGTCGTTCTTTATGAGGACATCACCCCGGTGACGGCGGGGAATTTCATCGACCTGGCGAGCAAGGGCTTCTACGACGGGCTGAAATTTCACCGCGTGGAGCCGAACTTCGTCATCCAGGGAGGTTGTCCGCAGGGAACCGGCATGGGCGGCAGCGGGAAGAACATTCCCCTGGAGATCCACCCGAACGCCAGGCACGACGCCGCCGGCACACTCGCCATGGCCCGTTCACAGAGCCCCAACAGCGCGTCGAGCCAGTTCTACATCACCCTCGCCGCTACCCCGTTCCTGGACGACAACTACGCGGTCTTCGGCAAGGTGACCGACGGGCTCGATGTGGTGAAACAGATTCGCGTTGGCGACAAGATGACCAGCGTGAAAATACTCGACGCTGAGTAA
- the lipA gene encoding lipoyl synthase: METPIQIQRKPVSTPAAGRRPDWLKVRAPGGVNYARLVGMMRSLNLHTVCEEARCPNMGECWEHKAATFMILGDTCTRSCGFCAIKTGRPPILDTDEPRRVAEALAELDLAHAVITSVNRDELPDGGAAIWAETIRRVKELSPRTSVEVLIPDFQGDWEALKVVMDARPDILNHNLETVPSQYYRVRPQAKYRRSLDLLAKAREYEPQGITKTGLMLGIGENSDEMQDVLRDLVDARVDIVTLGQYLRPTMQHLPVDRYVTPEEFARWKELGEGMGIPHVESGPLVRSSYHAWNQVQQVRAEG; this comes from the coding sequence ATGGAAACCCCGATTCAAATCCAGAGGAAGCCCGTTTCGACGCCTGCCGCGGGCCGCCGGCCCGACTGGCTTAAGGTGCGCGCGCCCGGTGGCGTGAACTATGCGCGGTTGGTCGGAATGATGCGCTCTCTGAACCTCCACACTGTGTGCGAGGAAGCGCGATGCCCCAATATGGGTGAGTGCTGGGAGCATAAGGCGGCGACCTTCATGATCCTCGGCGACACGTGCACGCGGTCCTGCGGGTTTTGCGCGATCAAGACGGGCCGTCCACCGATTCTCGATACCGATGAGCCGCGCCGGGTCGCGGAGGCGCTCGCCGAACTGGATCTGGCTCACGCGGTGATCACTTCGGTAAACCGCGACGAACTTCCCGATGGCGGAGCGGCGATCTGGGCCGAGACGATTCGACGGGTGAAGGAATTGTCGCCGCGCACGAGCGTGGAAGTCCTGATCCCGGATTTCCAGGGCGATTGGGAGGCGCTCAAGGTAGTGATGGATGCCCGCCCGGACATCTTGAATCACAACCTCGAAACCGTCCCGAGCCAGTACTACCGTGTTCGCCCCCAGGCGAAATATCGCCGTTCGCTGGACCTGCTGGCGAAAGCGCGGGAATACGAACCACAGGGCATCACCAAGACCGGCCTGATGCTGGGCATCGGCGAGAACAGTGACGAAATGCAGGACGTGCTGCGCGATCTGGTCGATGCAAGGGTGGACATCGTGACGCTGGGCCAGTATCTGCGCCCGACGATGCAGCATCTGCCGGTGGATAGATATGTGACGCCGGAGGAGTTCGCCCGCTGGAAGGAACTGGGCGAAGGTATGGGTATCCCGCACGTGGAAAGCGGTCCGCTTGTCCGCAGTTCATACCACGCGTGGAACCAGGTTCAACAAGTCAGGGCCGAGGGCTGA
- a CDS encoding STN domain-containing protein translates to MRALALAVLLFAGHFAVAQTAPPVVPLRTANPNVVPLSTAPPWWSNAEFDRKITLVIKGVDLDAAIDALGRAANLSLIASGGSKARKKITLNLRDAPLRDAMLAVANLYDLTWFRTGKVYTLTYVPASKRTLGPPLSSFARPTPPKIRVVPSPYRLRTYQRKAN, encoded by the coding sequence ATGCGCGCACTCGCGCTTGCCGTTTTGCTCTTTGCCGGGCATTTCGCAGTGGCCCAGACCGCTCCCCCGGTTGTTCCGCTTCGCACGGCGAACCCAAACGTCGTCCCGCTGAGCACCGCGCCACCGTGGTGGAGCAACGCCGAATTCGACCGCAAGATCACTCTCGTGATAAAGGGTGTGGACCTCGACGCCGCGATCGACGCACTGGGGCGCGCGGCGAACCTCAGCCTCATTGCGTCCGGGGGTTCAAAAGCTCGCAAGAAGATCACTCTGAACCTCAGGGACGCCCCACTGCGCGACGCCATGCTGGCCGTGGCCAACCTGTACGACCTCACGTGGTTCCGTACGGGGAAGGTCTACACGCTCACCTACGTGCCGGCGTCCAAGCGTACACTGGGACCGCCGCTGTCCAGCTTCGCCAGGCCAACTCCGCCGAAGATACGGGTGGTTCCCTCGCCGTATCGACTACGGACGTACCAGCGTAAGGCGAACTGA
- a CDS encoding dihydrolipoamide acetyltransferase family protein: MAIITMPKMGDTMNEGTIVTWIKKEGDMVKEGDVIAEIETEKAAIEIEAFESGILTKVIVHEGETVPVGAPIAQIGDDAGQPAEAVAPQAAAEASAPIAPAPMQAPPLILPPAPNKARVIASPLAKRIAKENDIDLRLIRGTGPGDRIVAEDVEAWIKSRAGKAAPKSAQAPAQAPVPAGDVWTSGKPASKMRQVIARRLTESKQQVPHFYATMDINMGPAMELRTQLNTRGDEFVKLSPNDLVLKAVADALRSESTMRVSFGGESVLTTERVNLGVAVALPDGLIVPVIRDADALSLNAIATQVRSLAERARAGKLLPDDYAGGTFTVTNLGMFGVEDFSAIINPPEPGILAVSAVADVPVVENGEIAVGTRMKVTLSADHRVVDGAVGARFLQEVKRRLESPLLLLQ; the protein is encoded by the coding sequence ATGGCAATTATTACGATGCCCAAAATGGGCGACACGATGAACGAAGGCACTATTGTCACCTGGATCAAGAAGGAAGGCGACATGGTGAAGGAGGGCGATGTCATCGCGGAGATCGAGACGGAGAAAGCCGCCATCGAGATCGAGGCGTTCGAAAGCGGGATCCTCACCAAGGTCATCGTCCACGAAGGCGAGACGGTGCCTGTCGGGGCGCCGATCGCACAGATCGGCGACGATGCCGGCCAGCCCGCCGAGGCCGTGGCGCCACAGGCCGCGGCGGAGGCGTCCGCTCCGATCGCGCCGGCCCCGATGCAGGCGCCTCCGTTGATTCTGCCCCCCGCACCGAACAAGGCTCGTGTGATCGCGTCCCCCCTCGCCAAGCGCATCGCCAAGGAAAACGATATCGACCTTCGCCTCATCCGCGGAACCGGACCCGGCGACCGCATCGTGGCCGAGGACGTGGAAGCGTGGATCAAGAGCCGCGCCGGCAAGGCGGCTCCGAAGTCCGCGCAGGCGCCTGCGCAAGCTCCCGTACCCGCCGGAGATGTCTGGACCTCCGGAAAGCCAGCCAGCAAAATGCGGCAGGTGATCGCGCGGCGGCTGACGGAAAGCAAGCAGCAGGTTCCGCATTTTTACGCAACGATGGACATCAACATGGGTCCGGCGATGGAGCTTCGGACACAGTTGAACACCCGCGGCGATGAATTCGTGAAACTCAGCCCTAACGACCTCGTTCTGAAAGCGGTGGCGGACGCCCTCCGCAGCGAATCCACGATGCGCGTGTCCTTCGGCGGAGAGTCGGTTCTCACCACGGAGCGCGTCAACCTCGGAGTCGCCGTGGCGCTGCCGGACGGGCTGATTGTTCCGGTGATTCGCGATGCTGACGCCCTGAGCCTCAACGCGATCGCGACGCAGGTCCGATCGCTTGCGGAGCGGGCGCGCGCCGGCAAACTGCTGCCCGATGATTACGCCGGCGGGACCTTTACAGTGACAAACCTCGGGATGTTCGGGGTCGAGGACTTCAGCGCCATCATCAACCCTCCCGAGCCAGGGATCCTCGCCGTCAGCGCGGTTGCGGATGTGCCCGTCGTCGAGAATGGAGAAATCGCCGTCGGAACCCGGATGAAGGTCACGCTCAGCGCCGATCACCGGGTGGTGGATGGCGCGGTGGGCGCGCGCTTCCTTCAGGAAGTGAAGCGCCGCCTGGAAAGCCCGCTGCTTCTCCTCCAATAG